DNA sequence from the Cohnella herbarum genome:
AGGCGGCATCATCTGGTTCGGCATCGACCCTTCGGATAGCAATTCCGTGTTGGCGATTCGCAGAATCAGCTTGATCGATAACAATTTCTCGCCGGGAGGTTATTTGCTGGCCCGAATTAATCGCGACGTATTTACTTTCCAAGAACCGCTGTCCGGCGAAGGAGAGCGGGAAACGATGCTGCTCGTCGGCAACGACGGGCAGATCATCGCGTCGAATGATCCGTCCATTACCGAAGCCGATACCGCCGAATGGTCGGAAACCGAAAGCCAGACGGTAAATATTGACGATCAATCCTACGTTCTCGTGCGCCAGCAGTCCGAGGTGACCGAATGGACGTTGTTCATCCTCACTCCGATAAGCGCGATCACCAAAGGGATATCCGTACTACGGACGGCGATCGTCGTTTCGGCAGGTATCGGAACGATCCTCTTCATTTTGCTTTCCCTACTGCTTTCGACCATCATCACTCGCCCGGTATTTAAGCTGATCAAGACGATGAGGGGCGCCCGGCTTGGCGTGCTGAAGCCGACGGATGTCGTCTCGTCGACGATCGAGATCAACGAGCTCAACCGAACTTATAACCAGATGGTGGATAATATCAACGAGTTGATCCGTCTCGTATACGAGAAAGAGCTGCTGCAAAGCAGAACGGAGCTTAAGGCGCTGCAAGCCCAGATCAATCCGCATTTCCTGTTTAATACATTGGAGGCTTTATACTGGTCGCTTCAAGAGAAATCGGAGGACGAGCTGGCCGAGTTCGTCGTCGCCATGTCGGACTTATTCAGATATACGATCGTAGGGCCGAACAAGGATGAATGGGTGAGCCTGAACGACGAACTGGAGCATATCGAAAGATACTTGCTGATTATGAAAATGAGGTTCGGAGAGAGATTGAATTGGAACATTCGCACGGAAGCGGAATACGGCTCGGCGATGCTGCCTAAACTCCTGATTCAACCCTTCGTAGAAAATGCCATATTGCACGGCGTGGAAAATAAAGTCGGCGATGGAACGGTGACGGTATCGGTAATGCGAACCAACAACGATAACGAGCTGGAGATCACCGTCGAGGATAACGGCGCGGGGATGGATCAAGCGACCTTACGGTCGATTACCGAAAGCTTGGAGCAAGGTCAAGCCCCGTCCGCGAGAAAATCCGGAATGGGAATCGGCAACGTCTATCGACGAATCAAGCTCTATTATGCGGACGAAGCGGGAGCGCAAAGCAGAATATCCATTCACAGCAAAGTCGGAGAAGGAACGAGCGTCATTCTTACCATTCCAACCGGAGCGGGAGGCCTTTATGAGAACGCAAACGATTATGATCGTTGACGACGAGCCGAGAACGAGGCAGGGGCTCAAAAGAATACTCGAAACGAAAGAGAACGGGCATTATGAGATCGTAACGGCCGATAACGGTCATGCTGCCCTTGAGTTATTGGAGGATCGGGAAATCGACCTCATCGTTACCGATATTCGCATGCCCGAGATCAATGGACTGCACCTGATCGGTAAAATCATGGATAAACAGTTGACGCATAAACCATCCGTTATCCTGATTTCGGGTTACGCGGAATTCGATTACGCGCAGCAAGCGATTCAGCTTGGCGTCGTCAACTACTTGCTTAAGCCCATCAGCAAGGAGAAGTTTCTCTCCGCGGTCGAACAGGCGCTCGAAGCGGGGGAGGAGCGCAATCGCATCAACATGATGAGCAAGATCGCGGACTTAAAGCTGAGCGCGGAAGAATACTCGACCGTCCGCAAGCCGGTCGAAG
Encoded proteins:
- a CDS encoding cache domain-containing sensor histidine kinase; this encodes MRLPQISKFNTLRNQMLFGFLLVMIIILTVVGIVTFDSVSTLLKNKAEVHIQQTAVQANGRLEGILEQIDSLTTLVSTDSYVQSLLLKEQNGHPATFTERQALPPIMNIVQTYADGVKSVELYSFDRRRIFPLDEAKLEDKISEERIDRATAEKGGIIWFGIDPSDSNSVLAIRRISLIDNNFSPGGYLLARINRDVFTFQEPLSGEGERETMLLVGNDGQIIASNDPSITEADTAEWSETESQTVNIDDQSYVLVRQQSEVTEWTLFILTPISAITKGISVLRTAIVVSAGIGTILFILLSLLLSTIITRPVFKLIKTMRGARLGVLKPTDVVSSTIEINELNRTYNQMVDNINELIRLVYEKELLQSRTELKALQAQINPHFLFNTLEALYWSLQEKSEDELAEFVVAMSDLFRYTIVGPNKDEWVSLNDELEHIERYLLIMKMRFGERLNWNIRTEAEYGSAMLPKLLIQPFVENAILHGVENKVGDGTVTVSVMRTNNDNELEITVEDNGAGMDQATLRSITESLEQGQAPSARKSGMGIGNVYRRIKLYYADEAGAQSRISIHSKVGEGTSVILTIPTGAGGLYENANDYDR
- a CDS encoding response regulator transcription factor; the protein is MRTQTIMIVDDEPRTRQGLKRILETKENGHYEIVTADNGHAALELLEDREIDLIVTDIRMPEINGLHLIGKIMDKQLTHKPSVILISGYAEFDYAQQAIQLGVVNYLLKPISKEKFLSAVEQALEAGEERNRINMMSKIADLKLSAEEYSTVRKPVEDALLYVDEHLGQMFGLREVADHIQLNPSYFSALFKEQMHMNFSEYVTRRKLQRAKEMLLLTKLPIAEIAERVGYQTTKYFHKLFKEYEGCSPGQFRSEMLEPGTEIQK